In the genome of Calliopsis andreniformis isolate RMS-2024a chromosome 10, iyCalAndr_principal, whole genome shotgun sequence, one region contains:
- the LOC143184279 gene encoding uncharacterized protein LOC143184279 — protein MPRKENTKAKTWERDRRKRMNTYFKTLADLLPPHQDGRKRNKVDILIHASKYIKDLHSRMDDLFSAHASEAHKEELARLKKLVTQLFSRMQLLSTLLREAGISVPAEPALEKISPLKWSNKINVDDAEKYLGKIEEIKSSENKKEKSAELKVPSKRKSVASSQSSAKKLVENSDNLKDVNSSIENQENQANCANSKEENSETVGNTSETGSKDTECRQIDASSDAAVASSLNGKANNALQKVDSQKKVKKKAKKKDGRKSLTPCINNSVTNLTPNTLILSGGKLMPLVTPMTSNIIVNTQQQPANPIILSNTQQNQMIVMQPLTNRVQNPVVSICNQTLINTVQKVTLNTVPSIRANMVVDSQNWASNVKNIINASKIGGHKSILPKGKEVTKTTMTYKVPIPAVHKEKLEKSKDCVNKKDTEVKPKVNKSQVKTGKTQQQVEGVEEENEKEKSVKDTEDANSQQKGLLKRPSSAEDESIVEPADKKRKTNENTETAAKINSLPVSKADFAVTCKSIESLRHVIEKIGEDTNEAQDKNQKLTQVNEKESSTESNVDCPTSLGATNVNHEDISDSSKSGDSIKPDNAECETKKPQNTSISDTISVVALSEAQSKSDNGVVPVSPETELNISVDSALKKSDSNIGSPTAKSPLAEVEVVVQESVESKKIKEVCNLSTELDNLLQVAPKEPEVVDGTTNAENNKIILNLDTNTTTTLKSESTTVAQTSDTTTQSSSLLPVSVVEDETKLSKTSKDEVSKAPLSYNTDNTFVPISNRTDSLHSDLSNDIFASLQVPSSSHNPESISPTAAFLMAFPLVSSLNGKTEVLDEEMKEDFKYHSQTPPMLLQIGAMEPNSFKIKTSSPPHAIAEKRLKVTCEEKKNPPVSEPVNSDIIVPVECSSSTKALPKVVNNEPLREPYKIVQSVLAPSLEKSTSNSFSHASLYSIANVSCATSINTNTETEENCQRQLTTSLQNTITNTSSENVIASQIGTVSTSNKANQTSCPIQTSSCDTSVRYSTSQDFLSSYSTVVDNNLSGLQQSSNVCNGRTIQEANSAGVHQNVAASVSQTSLASHLTNTTTTTNTSSLPLQSMQIDYTSQMKDKDSHSSRVAYGVHGKDSLNDSNIIPNNRLSYSSHVDRTLPTSSQNMQQDYSIQSKDVSLPILSSQGMQTVYDSQPKDTHALTTQQNNHQSYTVHEKDHIVQNSHSDFPVDQNKNLPRKDSVPYSTGTGNASTSNRNQSYQKDSIPNSSENHYQRSYTKINKDSDSTTSNIVDQEGKLNDVLRSKPQEQDHRRDNNYTSTKKMDIDPFAQTFSYGVKESMSTQAEQNVLNQSTNMFQGKGEDTQNYSYTNKDLKKINTSSSNNMSSKSLIQNTSVSRYSQEPTSFVATSNYEQSTVTDNHAKSTTTVAHTSSNFSILSWTTFSPVGGGNNMVQYEQGPSQADNTDAKTICESYSYVPLHKENQNFSNVLTNDVYSTNSTVTNIDKSRMKSGMEPQKPPFVDPTKVRNIQTNVPPSGKQSRMQSQSQASSGSNDYNKFSAENKNNKSKYGMESEYIQNEYSGMNQQSQQQHGPKNHQPIPTKQDKAVYPMSTYDSQVNFDLPEVSSQMKYSVETYASSNFKYPDKSQQQNQNKYQPLIQGQIPPLQHDTVAYNDGKHGQQQTTTKSKGNQQQHAIRAPVNWMMTPEIKHNTNITDIILPPIGKELEFCQNNLFTQTPSYNQGTPNQFYNNYDVAAHSFPNLPVLQSDPKRTSEVFYSEEQPFPWSPTKTSVHIEQAQTVKGIDQHIVPSSLPTLVGDLDLGTNIPEKQNFLFGQVPSRVPSDQSKDPTKDKEGNVTGRDFHTVLNNQTVQHPGAGSSFLSVSQLVEHEKAEKSHQQHHQQHHHHQHHHHHAHQHQQQQQQQQQQQARKHQRKSNTSPRGNSKRQMDIRKQTSGSDQLHQRHEEQKSSGHNFSDQSYQQQQQQQQQQQKYQQNNVHWRSRNCKSNYTAEALIGTNNSVHDTNQDKHASIKFTTNYPQNKFQASLPTADSVMPINYFSNADDGSGYGQMVNQNFNSYTYSSNTNIYPTSNFITSISNTPTNYMMPLHDNTDYMEANAFLLPNVAASSTATSSSTSTVTTSTSNINSNTKNHQHYGKHQNCDKRTYSTNAKKGKRKGLDGTMQNLEFPLSGINSPLEDYHHSTFLPPPPPPHASPLYQNHPQANVYTKAVNSLPPPPSVAGPQGVPSVATAGFPMNPNMPRGGIVSSNPMTMSHHPSGTSLTNFNLSTIFPEMNDKVTGYKSSNGIPSGLSQPPNQSTAYVQRTNYPTNPLCHLPQVSEGSQFGNSVPPPPPPPPPGVIHYKNV, from the exons CTCATGCTTCTGAAGCGCACA AGGAAGAATTAGCTAGGCTTAAAAAACTGGTAACTCAGCTGTTCTCTCGCATGCAGTTATTGTCAACGTTACTGAGAGAAGCTGGAATTTCTGTACCTGCAGAACCAGCTCTTGAAAAGATATCTCCATTGAAGTGGTCGAATAAAATCAATGTTGATGATGCAGAGAAATACTTAGGCAAGATAGAAGAAA TTAAAAGTTCTGAAAACAAGAAGGAAAAGTCTGCTGAACTTAAAGTGCCTTCTAAGAGGAAATCTGTAGCTTCTTCTCAGTCATCTGCCAAAAAATTGGTGGAGAATAGTGATAATTTGAAAGATGTGAATAGTTCCATTGAGAATCAAGAGAACCAAGCAAACTGTGCAAATAGTAAGGAAGAGAATTCAGAGACAGTAGGAAATACATCAGAGACTGGATCAAAAGACACAGAATGTCGCCAAATAGATGCAA GTTCTGATGCAGCAGTCGCTAGTTCACTAAATGGTAAAGCAAATAATG caTTGCAGAAAGTAGATTCCCAGAAGAAAGTAAAGAAGAAAGCAAAGAAGAAGGATGGGAGAAAGTCTCTAACACCATGTATAAATAATTCTGTAACTAATTTAACACCAAACACTCTGATATTGTCTGGAGGTAAACTAATGCCTTTGGTGACACCTATGACATCTAATATAATTGTAAATACTCAACAGCAACCAGCAAATCCAATAATTCTTAGCAATACACAACAAAATCAAATGATTGTCATGCAGCCCTTGACAAATCGTGTACAAAATCCCGTCGTATCTATCTGTAATCAAACTTTAATTAATACAGTACAAAAAGTCACTTTGAACACAGTCCCGAGCATTCGCGCAaacatggttgtggattcacaaAACTGGGCATCcaatgtaaaaaatataatcAACGCGTCGAAGATCGGTGGTCATAAGAGCATTTTGCCCAAAGGTAAAGAAGTTACGAAAACTACAATGACTTATAAAGTTCCTATCCCAGCGGTTCATAAAGAAAAGCTAGAAAAATCGAAAGATTGCGTGAATAAAAAGGACACGGAAGTAAAGCCGAAAGTAAATAAAAGTCAGGTTAAGACTGGCAAGACTCAGCAACAAGTGGAAGGAGTGGAGGAGGAAAATGAGAAAGAAAAGAGCGTAAAGGATACCGAAGATGCAAACTCGCAGCAGAAAGGCTTGCTTAAGAGGCCTTCGAGCGCAGAAGATGAATCTATCGTCGAGCCAGCCGACAAGAAACgaaaaacaaatgaaaatacTGAAACTGCCGCTAAGATAAATTCGCTACCTGTCTCGAAAGCAGATTTTGCCGTGACTTGCAAGTCGATTGAAAGTTTAAGACACGTTATAGAAAAGATAGGCGAGGACACGAACGAAGCCCAAGATAAAAATCAGAAACTTACTCAAGTAAATGAGAAAGAATCTTCTACCGAATCAAATGTAGACTGCCCAACTTCATTGGGTGCTACTAATGTTAATCACGAAGATATCTCTGACTCTTCGAAATCAGGTGATAGCATAAAACCGGACAACGCGGAGTGTGAAACTAAGAAACCTCAGAATACGTCAATTTCAGACACAATATCAGTCGTCGCCCTTTCAGAGGCTCAATCGAAATCTGATAACGGTGTTGTACCAGTTTCTCCTGAAACTGAGTTGAATATTTCTGTAGACAGCGCATTAAAGAAATCTGATAGCAATATTGGTTCTCCTACTGCTAAATCACCTTTGGCAGAAGTTGAGGTAGTCGTCCAAGAATCTGTGGAATCAAAAAAGATAAAGGAAGTATGCAATCTAAGCACGGAGTTGGACAATCTGTTGCAAGTAGCACCTAAAGAACCAGAAGTCGTTGACGGGACAACAAACGCAGAGAATAACAAgattattctcaatcttgataCCAACACTACGACAACATTAAAGTCAGAGTCAACGACGGTGGCTCAAACGTCAGACACCACAACACAGTCATCGTCATTGCTTCCAGTCAGCGTAGTCGAGGACGAAACGAAGTTATCGAAGACGTCGAAAGACGAAGTTTCAAAAGCACCACTGTCATACAACACAGATAATACCTTCGTTCCCATCAGCAACAGGACTGATAGTCTACACTCGGACCTCTCAAACGATATATTCGCTTCTCTTCAAGTACCTTCCAGctcccacaatcctgaatccatatCTCCGACGGCGGCATTTCTGATGGCGTTTCCATTGGTATCTTCGTTGAATGGTAAAACCGAGGTCTTAGACGAAGAAATGAAAGAAGATTTCAAGTATCACAGTCAGACTCCACCCATGCTTCTGCAAATTGGAGCAATGGAACCAAATAGTTTCAAGATAAAAACATCATCTCCACCGCATGCAATTGCGGAGAAACGTCTGAAAGTAACGTGTGAAGAGAAGAAAAATCCGCCTGTTAGTGAACCAGTGAACTCAGACATTATTGTCCCAGTGGAATGCAGCTCGTCTACCAAAGCCTTACCTAAAGTAGTGAACAATGAACCCTTGCGGGAACCTTACAAAATAGTGCAAAGTGTATTGGCGCCTTCTTTGGAAAAGTCTACTTCAAATTCATTTTCCCATGCAAGTTTATACTCCATAGCAAACGTATCTTGCGCTACTTCGATCAATACTAATACAGAAACAGAGGAAAATTGTCAGAGGCAGCTCACAACAAGTTTGCAGAACACGATTACTAATACAAGTAGTGAAAATGTTATTGCCTCTCAAATTGGAACTGTTTCTACCTCAAACAAGGCGAACCAAACTAGTTGCCCAATTCAGACTTCAAGTTGTGACACTAGCGTTCGTTATTCCACCTCTCAAGACTTTCTGTCTAGCTATTCAACAGTTGTTGATAACAACCTATCTGGTCTGCAACAGAGTTCAAATGTTTGCAATGGTAGAACAATTCAGGAAGCGAATTCAGCTGGAGTACATCAAAATGTGGCAGCTAGTGTGTCTCAGACATCTTTGGCTTCTCACTTAACTAACACCACAACGACGACGAACACTTCGTCATTACCTTTACAGTCTATGCAAATAGATTACACGTCTCAGATGAAGGATAAAGACTCTCACAGCTCTCGTGTTGCTTATGGGGTTCATGGTAAAGATTCTCTAAATGATTCTAATATTATACCCAACAATCGACTTAGTTATTCGAGTCATGTCGATAGAACTCTTCCAACTTCATCTCAGAACATGCAACAGGATTATTCCATACAATCTAAGGATGTATCTCTTCCAATTCTTTCTTCCCAAGGTATGCAAACTGTTTACGACTCGCAGCCGAAAGACACCCACGCTTTAACTACACAGCAGAACAATCATCAGAGTTACACAGTGCACGAAAAGGATCATATTGTTCAGAATTCCCACAGTGATTTCCCTGTTGATCAGAACAAAAATCTGCCTCGGAAAGACTCTGTGCCATATTCGACGGGAACTGGTAATGCAAGTACTTCTAACAGAAATCAGAGCTATCAGAAAGACTCTATACCGAACTCATCTGAGAATCATTATCAACGTAGCTATACGAAAATAAATAAGGATTCTGATTCGACGACTAGTAACATTGTAGATCAGGAGGGAAAGTTGAACGACGTTCTGAGATCAAAGCCACAGGAACAGGATCACAGACGCGACAATAATTACACTTCCACGAAGAAAATGGATATTGATCCCTTTGCTCAAACATTTTCGTATGGAGTGAAGGAATCCATGAGCACTCAAGCTGAACAGAATGTTCTAAACCAGAGCACGAATATGTTCCAAGGGAAGGGAGAAGACACTCAGAATTATAGTTATACGAATAAGGATCTGAAGAAGATTAACACGAGTTCTTCAAATAACATGAGCAGTAAATCTTTGATTCAGAATACCTCTGTTTCAAGGTACTCTCAAGAACCAACTTCTTTCGTTGCTACGTCCAACTACGAGCAGAGCACTGTCACTGACAATCATGCAAAATCAACAACCACTGTTGCTCACACTTCTTCCAATTTTAGTATTCTATCTTGGACCACCTTTTCACCCGTTGGCGGGGGTAATAATATGGTGCAATATGAACAGGGACCGAGTCAAGCAGATAATACAGACGCGAAAACTATTTGTGAGAGTTATAGCTATGTTCCTCTGCATAAAGAGAATCAGAACTTCTCCAATGTGTTAACAAATGATGTCTATTCAACAAACTCGACCGTAACAAATATTGACAAATCGAGAATGAAGTCTGGGATGGAACCACAGAAGCCACCTTTCGTAGATCCTACCAAAGTAAGGAATATTCAAACAAATGTTCCACCATCTGGCAAGCAGAGTCGTATGCAGAGTCAGAGTCAAGCTTCTTCGGGTAGTAATGACTATAATAAATTTAGCGCGGAAAATAAGAATAATAAGTCCAAGTATGGAATGGAGTCTGAGTATATTCAAAACGAGTATTCTGGAATGAACCAGCAGTCACAGCAGCAACATGGACCGAAGAATCATCAACCTATACCTACGAAGCAGGATAAGGCTGTCTATCCAATGTCCACTTATGATTCACAGGTGAACTTTGATTTACCTGAAGTTAGTAGCCAAATGAAGTACTCTGTGGAGACTTATGCTAGCTCGAATTTCAAGTATCCAGATAAATCACAGCAGCAGAATCAAAATAAATACCAGCCTTTGATTCAAGGACAGATTCCTCCTCTTCAGCATGATACTGTCGCGTACAACGATGGAAAACATGGGCAGCAACAAACCACAACAAAGTCAAAAGGAAATCAACAACAGCATGCTATCAGGGCGCCCGTGAATTGGATGATGACACCAGAAATCAAGCATAACACGAACATTACTGACATCATACTGCCGCCTATTGGCAAGGAGCTTGAGTTCTGTCAGAACAATTTATTCACTCAGACTCCGTCGTACAATCAAGGAACACCGAATCAGTTTTATAATAATTACGATGTCGCAGCCCACAGTTTTCCTAATTTACCAGTTTTGCAAAGCGACCCAAAGAGAACTTCAGAAGTATTCTATTCCGAGGAGCAACCGTTTCCTTGGTCTCCCACGAAGACCAGTGTTCATATCGAGCAAGCTCAAACAGTTAAGGGTATAGATCAGCATATTGTTCCCTCTAGTCTTCCAACTTTGGTGGGTGATCTAGATCTAGGTACCAATATACCTGAGAAACAGAATTTCTTGTTCGGTCAAGTACCTTCGAGAGTTCCTTCTGACCAAAGTAAGGATCCCACGAAAGATAAAGAAGGGAATGTTACAGGACGCGATTTCCATACTGTGCTGAATAATCAGACTGTTCAACATCCAGGAGCTGGATCCTCATTCCTTTCTGTTAGTCAGTTAGTGGAACATGAGAAGGCTGAGAAATCTCACCAACAACATCATCAGCAACACCATCATCATCAGCACCACCATCATCATGCACACCAGcatcaacagcagcagcagcagcagcaacagcaacaagcTAGGAAACATCAGAGAAAAAGTAATACCAGTCCCAGGGGGAACAGTAAACGACAGATGGATATTAGGAAGCAAACTTCAGGCAGTGATCAGTTGCACCAGAGACATGAAGAACAGAAATCGTCTGGTCACAATTTCTCGGATCAAAGCtatcaacagcaacagcagcaacagcagcagcaacaaaagTATCAGCAGAATAATGTTCACTGGAGGAGCAGAAATTGTAAAAGCAATTATACTGCAGAAGCATTGATAGGAACCAATAACAGTGTACATGACACGAATCAGGATAAACATGCCTCTATAAAGTTTACTACTAACTATCCTCAGAACAAATTTCAAGCTAGCTTACCTACTGCAGACTCAGTCATGCCCATCAATTATTTCTCAAACGCAGATGATGGAAGTGGTTACGGACAAATGGTCAATCAGAACTTTAACTCATACACATATTCTTCCAATACAAATATTTATCCTACATCTAATTTTATAACCAGCATATCCAATACACCTACTAACTATATGATGCCATTGCACGATAACACTGATTACATGGAAGCAAACGCGTTCCTTCTACCCAATGTGGCAGCCTCCTCAACTGCTACTTCGTCTAGCACGTCCACAGTGACAACATCAACTTCCAATATAAATAGCAATACAAAGAATCATCAGCACTATGGAAAGCATCAGAATTGTGATAAGAGGACTTATTCTACGAACGCGAAGAAAGGGAAGAGGAAAGGACTCGATGGAACAATGCAGAATTTGGAGTTCCCTCTTTCTGGCATCAATTCACCTCTGGAAGATTACCATCACTCTACATTCTTGCCACCACCTCCACCACCGCATGCTAGCCCCCTTTATCAAAATCATCCACAGGCAAATGTGTACACAAAAGCTGTGAACAGTTTACCACCTCCACCGTCAGTGGCTGGACCTCAAGGAGTACCCTCTGTGGCAACAGCTGGTTTCCCGATGAATCCAAACATGCCACGAGGAGGAATAGTCTCGAGCAACCCGATGACTATGAGTCATCATCCCTCTGGCACAAGTTTGACCAACTTTAACTTGAGCACTATATTTCCCGAGATGAATGACAAA GTCACAGGGTACAAATCATCAAATGgtataccttctggcttgtcacAGCCACCAAATCAGTCTACAGCTTATGTACAGAGAACTAATTATCCAACGAACCCACTCTGCCATTTGCCACAG GTATCAGAAGGAAGTCAATTTGGCAATAGCGTTCCTCCTCCTCCCCCACCGCCTCCTCCTGGCGTAATACATTACAAAAATGTATAA